A region of the Peredibacter starrii genome:
ACAAGTATGAACTACTCTTTGATGAAGCTGGCCCTCACCGTCGTCCTTAACCTCGTGGCGTCCGTTCCATTGTACGCTCAGATGGTTGAACAGAAACAGCTTAATTTTCCAGTTAAAGCGGAAGAGCTGATGAAAGGTGATATTCACTATTACTTCTCATTGGATAACCCTAGAAAACTTCTTAAACAACACCCGGAGCTCTTTGATCTGGATTCGCTCTCATTATTTTCTGAACCGGAATCGGCGATTGCTGTGACCAAAGCGGCCTATGTGATCGATCGTCCAGTTGGCTTCTTTGACGATAAACAAATGACCGATGAAAAATTTGTGTCTCATGTTCTAGGTGATCAAAAAGTTAAAAAGCTAAATCCTGAAACCTTCAAAGTTACTGTTCCAGGTGAATTCTCTCATCAATATAAACTTCAAATCTTTATTGATTCGGATGATATCAGCACTCTACCTAACTCTAAGGTCATTCGTGCGGTATCAGCGGCGAAGAAAATGGACATCATTTCGCAAGGGGCCTCTTCGATCGTCATTAAAGAGATGACTCAGTATTCGAAATTTTCATTGGGCGGAATTGTGGTGATGTCTTTCATTCCATTGAAAGAAACGAAGACTTTGGTGATTCAGTATCAGCTTTCCTCAGTAAAGAAGGCCTTTGGTTCAGCGAAGATCATGAAACCGGGAATGGTTCAGGAAATCTCTTACGGACGAAGGCTTATTCAAGATTTTAAATAATAAGAAAGGGCCCGATATTCGGGCCCTTTCTTTTTTAGGCAGCAACTTCTTTTAGTGGAATATATCTACGATTAATTCTGTCTTTAACTTTACGTTTTTGTTCTCCTAGTGATCGATTGGCCTTATCAACGGCCGCAGCAAAGGATTCATACAAGTTATCACCATCTGAGGAGAAGGCATAATCGTGTCCTCTGTTATGAATTGCAAGGGATGTGACGTATCGATTTTTGAACATTCTTAAATTAACCTGGATGCTGGCCGCAGTCCCAAGATAACGCTCTAACTTCGATACTCGAGTTGTAATAAACTCGTCCATCCAAGGTGAATTTTCTAGGTTTTGATAGTGTACTTGAACATGCATAAACGAACTCCTTCTGTTTCATGCCTTGAATCAAGGTTAGCAAGAGTCGGTTTTTTGCGACATTCAATAATCTTTAACACACCCTTCAGGGAAATTTACTTAACTGAGAGAGTAAAGTTTTTCATCGCGTGAAGCGCCAGTGGATTCAGAATCTTACGTTTGCCAATGATCATCCAAATCTCTTCTTGAACACCAGTGAGTGGGCCAAATTCTACCAAAACTTTTTCTTTTAAAAGATGAGCTACACTCTTTTTCATGACGGAGATCAGTCCATGCCCACGTAGAGCAAGATCAATTTCAGTTGCTTTATCTTCAACTTCAGCAATTACATCAATCACCAGATTGTTCTTTTTAAAATAGAGATCTAATTTTTGGCGTGAACTTGAATCATAAGTTGGAAGCACCATTGGTACTTCTTTCAAGATACCTGGCCACTTTGATTTTGATTTAAATTTAGGATGTCCAACCACAATAAGTTCTTCTTTAGCAAGAAGACGAGATTCAAAAATATAAGAGTTATCAACTTGAGGTACAGAGTTCGTAAGGATGAGATCCAATTTGTACTCGTTCTGCATTTTCAATAATTGTTCGCGATTTCCTTCTTTCAATAAAACTTTGCAGGATTTTGTTTCTAGAAGAAACGCCAGAAGTTCATCGGCCACATTTTTGGGGATGGAATCCTGACAGCCAATTTCAATGCGAGTTCTCTCCTGACCTTTATTTCGATCGGCCAGGGTGTCTTTTAATTCAAATCCCAGTTTAAAAATATCACGGGCATATTCAAAAACGATGGTGCCCGCTTCAGTTAAAACGAGCTTCTTTCCCACTCGATCAAATAAAGGAGTGCCAAAAGAATCTTCAAGTTCCTTTAACTGCATGGAAAGTGCAGGTGAACTAATGAGGACACTTTTAGAGGCCAAGGCTATAGAACCTTGTTCTGCGATTTTGTAGAAGTAATAAAGCTGATTGTAATTTAAAGGTACCATTGCCTGATTATAGGTCAGATGAGGAGTTCAAGTCCACGTCTTGTAAGATAACTTTGACCGACATCGAGATCCCATCTCTCCTGCCTTTTAATCTCAATAGTTATCTTCATCCTTTGGGCATAGTGCTGAACGATCTTGAACCCTTCCTTCAGATGAATGAGGGATGAGTATCCATCGATCTTTGTATATATGCCTTTTTCATGGCGATGTTGATTAAAGAGTACATACTGAATGGCGTTCTTGGTTTCTCTAAATGTTTTGAGCACATGAAGATGATATCGTTCAATTTGGACCCGACCTTTATTGAGACCTTTAGCGAAAGTGACAGTGAGAGATCTCATTCCTTTTGTGAGCACTTCATTATTAACGGCCTCAAGAATGAGATGAATGTGATTACTCTGCATTGAAAAATGCAAAATTCTTAGCCCATGCGATCGCGCATTCACAATTGCCCTTTTCAAAAGCTTCAAAGACTCCTTATTTCTAATGGAGGCTCGATATTTGAAGTTTACATGGACTGGCGTTCTTTGGAGCACAAGTTCGCGTTTACGGTGGGCCACACCTTTTGAATGGACCCTCTTTCTTCCTGATCCCGGTCTTCTCCCACCTTTGTTTCCTTTATTGACATTAAGTTGAAGTTGTTTGGCCATGGGCCTCATTTGAAAGAGGCATATATAAGAAGCATAAGTGGGGAGGCACTGATTAAGAACTAAGCAGGCCAAACATTTCAGAGGAGAAATCGTATAAAAAATAGACATATGTATATTTTAGACATTTTTCCCTCCTCCTAACCCCTTGATTCCATGGACCTATTTTTGGCACACGGCTTGTACTAAGAGAAGCACGAGGGGCGATGGCAGGACGACATCTTCTTCATAAACTCAGGGGGAAACATGAAAACAAAAACATTATCACTTTCAACGATTCTTGGTTTTTTAGGACTTATTCTTATGATCCACACGATGAGTGCCTACAGTGCAACTCCATCGATTACTTGCTCTACTGCATTTGGTGAAAAAACATTCACTATCCAAGACGACCGCATCTCATTCCAAAAAGAAGATGAGGCAGGAGTTAGTCGTTCAATTTCGTCTCTAAATGGTGAATCTGTGAGAACTCACAAGAAGAACCACGGCTTTACAAAAACTCTTTATATCGATGGTCTTAAACATCGAATCAACGTCCAGGACACAAATGAGTTCTCGGATGTTAACGACTACCTTTCGATTACGTCCCCTAAAGGGCATGAGATGACATACCCCCTCAATTGTCACTCTGCTTAGTAGTGGTTATACCCCCCTGTAAAAAAAGGGACTAGCGCCGGATGCGTGAGGTCCCTTTTTTATTTCCCGACCGTCACAGTCGCCTTCTAATCTTCTTCAATTAAAATCCGATTAGATTCTTTGAGTTAGCACTCAAAGGAATCTCATGAAGTTTGTGCTTTATCTGCTTTTATTCATGTCATTTGCTCACGCTCAAAAGGCAAAAGTACTTTTGATCGATGAAAACATCAATGGCAAAGAACTCGAAAAGAATTTCGATGTGGAGAAGAACACCCATCAAAGCTCCATTCCCAATAAAGCAGACAGAGATTTGCTCCTAAAAAATGTAAAGGGCACGGCCAAATGGGACGAACTTCAAAAAGACATCTTCTACATGGATCTCAAATCTAAATCCGTTAAAGAACTTAAAAAGAAATATTCAGAATTCTCAGAGAAGGAACTTCAACTTCTCAAGGACAAGAGGTAATCGTGAAAAAGTTAATCCCTGTTGCCACTCTACTCGTTTCAATTGGAGCTCACGCTCAATGTAACAAAAAAGTCGATCCGAATAAGGTGATCCTCTTTATTGACACCAATAACTCGGAACTTGAAATTGCCACGACTGAGAAGGCGGCCTGTGAACGTGGTGAAAGATTAATGGTTGTTCCCAAGAACCATAAAGAATATATCAAATACACGAACGCAGTCATCGCTTCGACCAAAAAAGTTGAAAGATGTAGAACGGCCAAAACTGATTGTACCAGTGCTAATGCAGAATATGAAAAGGCCCAACAAGAACTGGATAAACTAAGCAGAAGTAACAAAAATATTTCTAAGCAAACTCAAGAGGCCCTGGCAGAGATTAAAAATTCTGGTGCCAAACTTCAAAACCTCACTATTTCGGGACATGATGGTGGAGGACATTTTGGTGGGTATAAAGGTGACTTCGGCCGCCAGGAACTAGCGGCAATAATGAAAAATTTTAAAGACATTAACGAAGTAAAATCCGTTCTTCTGCTTGGTTGTTATACTGGTGTTCCGAAAGAAATCATCGAATGGAAACATATCTTTCCGGAAGTAAAAATCATCGCTGGTTATGATGGTTCTGCCCCTCTCTCAGACAAACCCGCAGGTCACCAATATATTTCAGACATCCTTTTAAAAGAAAAAAGTCTTCTGAAGAATGCAGAACAAAAGAAACTTCAGTCTTATGCCAAACAAAACATTCAGGGTCTAACTCAGATGAATGCGGCCATGTATGTCTATTGTAGTGACGGAACGAAAGAAGGTGAATTCTATTACGGCTCGCTTAAAGAAGGCAAGGCCTTCCGTCCATTTGATATTAATGAGTGTGAAGGAAAACGAAATCAAATTGAAGAACTGATCTCGAAGGTCAATCAATATTACTCAGGTGAACTTGAAGTTCCGAAAAATACTGCCAGTGGTGAACTACGTCAGATCTATAACGAAGCAAGACGTATCGAACATTGCGGTGAAATTCTTCAGATGGAACTTAACCTGAATGCGGTGTTTAATCTTCTTTTCTATGAAGGTGCTAAACAGAACTTTGCCAACTATTACAAAGATGATCTTGCTGAGGCCGAGAAGATTTTAAGCGAATTTAAGCTTGAAGATATGGAGAAAGGCTTTAATGAGGCCCAGGAAAAGCAGAACAAATTTATTGAATCTATCAGAGCAGAGATCGAGTCTCTGGAAAAGAATCCAGAGGCCGCAGTTGCAGCAGAACAGAAAAAGCTTGAAGAATTTACCAAGAAAAGAGACGCGTTATTTAATGACCCGAAATTTGCGCGAGTTAAAAGTTACATTAATCCCGAGAACGGTGCTTATAACGGGCCGATGGATCTGGCCGAGAATTTAGTTCCGCTGGCGCAGGAACTTATGAACTCAGCGATGACCTATAGTGCACTTAAATATACAGCAGAAGCAGTTAAGGCAAATCCTCAAGGGATGGTCCTGGCAAAAAGACAGGTTCTCGTTTCTGAAGAAAATAACCAAAAGAATCAGATCCTCGCCTTCCAGCAGTTGAAAGAAAAGCTCGCTAAACCAGAGAATAAAGTCTGGGTACCTACGGCCAAAAATCTTAGTTCTAAGACACGTAAAGAAACACTCGCCAATATCCATAATGCTCACGCAATACTTTCGGTAGAAGGTCTACCAGCAAAACAACGTCAGGCACTTTCATGGATGGTTCAGGCATCTAGTGCACACTTAGGATATTTCCAAAACCCTTTTAGCTGGCACGAATTCACTGGCAGGACCGAAGACCCTCAGTTCCCTATTCGCTTAAAAGACTACACTTCAGGCCAAGGATACATGGGCGGCGGCGGTGGTTATGTGGGACCTGCTTATTACGGTGGATATACTGGTAGTGGATACCCGTCCCCAATGGGAATGGGTGGAATCGCTGGCGGTATGATGGGTGGGGCCACAACCGGTGGTTACTATGGCGATGGAGGTATAGATGAGGCCGATGAAGACAATGCTTACTCAGATGAGTCTGAAGAATAAGAAAACTTGATTAATTTTAACCAAGGCGAAAGCCGAAAGAACTAAATATGAAAAAGCTAATGACGATCTCAATGTTAATGGTTTCCATCTCCGCTTTCGCTCAAAAGGCGAACGTTATCTTTATCGACCCTGATATCGAAACGAAGGAACTTGAAAACTTCAACATTCAGAAGAACACCCATGAAAGTTCTCTTCCAGACAGAGACGATCGCGAGATGCTTCTCAATCAAGTGGCCAAGACCAAAGATTGGGATGAGCTTAAGAAAGATATTTTCTATATGGATCTGGCACGAAAATCAGTGTCAGAACTTCAAAAGAAATATCCAGAACTATCGGCCAAAGAAATTAAACTACTAAAAGAAAGACGATGAAAAAACTTCTTCTTCTCCCTCTAGCAGTTCTACCTCTTTATGCAGGAGCTTCCTGCCAGGACAGCATTAAGTCTGATAAGTACATGCTATTTATCGACACCAATGAATCTGAGAGAGAAATTGAAACAGCTGAGAAAGCGGCCTGTGCCCGCGGTGAGAAGATGGTGATTGTTCCTAAAAACTATAAGGACTATCGCACTTATATGGAAGAAATGGCCAAAGCAAAAAAAGTGGCCATGGACTGTACAAAGAAAAACCCCACTAGCACAACCGCTTGTCGAGATGTTCAGGTGGCCTTTCGTCAAAGCTACGAGAAGATGGAGAAATTCCGTCTAAGTCAGCCTAAAATTGAAACTGGCACTGACGAAGCACTGAAAGAAATCAAGTCCAAGAATGGCAAACTCAATAATCTTATCATCTCTGGTCACGATGGTGGTGGGGAGTTTGGTGGAGCGAAAGGTCGCATGAGTCGTGAAGACCTTTCGAAGGCCATGGCAAAATACAAAGACATCAACAATGTTTCTACGTTAATGCTTCTTGGCTGTTATACCGGTGTTCAAAAAGAAATTATCGAATGGAAAAATATTTTTCCAGATGTTCGCATGATCGGTGGATACGATGATTCAGCTCCCCTATCTGATAAACCGGCGGGTCACCAATTCATCACAGAGCTACTGACTAAAGAAAAAGCACTGATCGCCAATGCCGACCAGAAGAAACTCCAAAACTTCACCAGAGCAAACGTTAAGAGTTTAACTCTCTTAAACGCAGCAGTTTACGTAAATTGCGAAGATGGTACTAATAAAGAAGAGTTTTATTATACTTCTAAAAATCGTGGAAAACATTTCTCTCCTTATGGCGCAAAAGAATGTCATGAGAAAGAAAAAGAATTCAACGACATCATCACGCAAATGGCGCCTTATGAGACAGGTGAAAAAGAACCACCTGCGGACACCGCCCGAGGCGAATTACGTCAATTGTACATCAAGGCGAGAAACCTCGAACATTGTAGTGATTTCTTAAAAAAAGAGATTAACGTCAGTAATCTTTTCAATCTTCTATTCTATCAAGGCATCAAAGACAGTTTTGCCGCTTTTTATAAAGACGATTTGGCGGCAGCGGAAAAGGCCGTTGAAGAAATGAAGAAGAAATATCCCAATTATTTGAAAGACATTTGGGTTCCTACTGCAGAAAACCTTGCCAAGCATTCAAGAAAGGAAATGCTGGAAAATATCCACAATATTCATGGCATTTTATCCAAAGCAGATTTAAGTCGTGAGGAAAAGAAAGTTCTGAGATGGACAGGCCATGTGTCATCTCGTCACCTCCATGAATTTGGCAATCCTTTCAGTTGGCATGAATACACTTCGGGGACACCTGAAGCGCCCAGATACCCACTTCGACTTGCTAATTACTCTCCAATGCAAGCTTCCCTACATGGCGGATATGGCTTCGCCAGCGGTATCGTTGCAGGGTCAGGAAGTGGCGCTTTAAGCACACCTGCTCCTCAAAGAGAGGAATCAGATGGCACTTTCACTCGGTTACTGAACTTTATCCGAGAATAACGCACCCCGAATACCTTTAAAAAAAGGCCCATTTCCAGTAAGCTACTAGCACTCACAAAGTGCAAGGAAAGCTTATGGAATACAATTTCTCAGAACTCGAACCCAAGTGGCAAAAATACTGGGACGATAACAAAACTTTTAAAACCGTCGTTGATCAGAACAAACCAAAATATTACGTTCTCGACATGTTCCCTTATCCATCTGGTGCTGGTCTTCACGTAGGTCACCCCGAAGGTTATACGGCCACAGATATCATGGCGCGCTTTAAGCGTATGAAGGGCTTCAACGTTCTTCACCCAATGGGTTGGGACTCTTTCGGTCTTCCGGCCGAAAACCATGCGATGAAAACTGGGATTCACCCAAACATCACAACTCAGGAAAACATCAAAACTTTCAAACGTCAGTTGAAGATGCTTGGCTTCTCATATGACTGGGACCGCGAGATCGCGACTTCTAACATTGATTACTACAAGTGGACTCAGTGGATCTTCGTTCAGCTTTTCAACAAAGGTCTGGCCTACGAATCACACATGATGGTGAACTGGTGTCCAAATCTTAAAACCGTGCTTGCTAACGAAGAAGTGATTAACGGTAAGTCTGAAGTTGGTGGTCACCCGGTGATCAGAAAACCAATGAAGCAGTGGATGCTAAGAATTACTGAATACGCTGAACGTCTTCTTCAAGATCTTGATCTTGTAGACTGGCCTGAATCAGTAAAAGAAATGCAACGTGTGTGGATCGGTAAATCAGAAGGCGCCATTGTGAGTTTCGCGGTAGAAGGCAAAACTGACATGATTGATGTCTTCACTTCTCGTCCGGATACACTTTTCGGTGCCACATATATGGTGCTTGCTCCTGAGCACAAACTAGTTGATATCATCACAACTGATGCTCAAAAAAACGAGATCGCAAAGTACCGTGAAGTAACAGCACTTAAATCAGATCTGGAAAGAACTGAGCTTAACAAAGACAAGACAGGTGCTTTCACTGGTGCTTATGCCATTAACCCGGCCAACAAAAAGAAGATCCCGGTTTATATCGCTGACTACGTTCTGAACACATACGGCACTGGTGCCATCATGTCAGTTCCGGGTCACGATGAAAGAGATCATGAGTTCGCAAAGAAGTTCAACCTTCCAATCGTAGAAGTGGTAAAAGGCGGAAACGTTGATGAAGCTGCTTTCACAGAAGATGGCGAGCACGTTAACTCTGATTTCCTAAATGGTCTCAATAAAGAAAACGCGATCAAGAAAATGATCGTTTGGCTTGAAGACAATAAAATCGGCTCTAAGAAAATTAATTACAAACTTCGTGACTGGTTGTTTTCTCGCCAGCGTTACTGGGGTGAACCGTTCCCAATTCTTAAATATGAAGATGGTACAGTTCGTTGTCTTGATGTTGATGAACTTCCGGTCGCTCTTCCTCAGGTTGAGAAATACGAACCGTCTGGAACTGGTGAATCTCCACTTGCCACAATTGATGAGTGGTTAAACGTTATTGATCCTAAGACTGGCAAGAAAGCGAAGCGCGAAACAAACACAATGCCTCAGTGGGCCGGTTCTTGTTGGTACTACCTTCGTTTCTGTGATCCTCAAAATACAGAGCGCCCTTGGGACTCAAAAATTGAAAACTACTGGATGCCAGTTGACCTCTACGTAGGTGGTGCTGAGCACGCGGTTCTTCACCTTCTTTACTCTCGTTTCTGGCACAAGGTTCTTTTCGACCTTGGTCTCGTTTCAACGAAAGAGCCTTTTTACAAGCTGGTTAACCAAGGGATGATCCTTGGTGAAGACGGCGAGAAGATGAGTAAGTCACGTGGAAACGTGGTGAACCCGGATTCAGTAGTAAATGAATTTGGTGCTGATACTCTTCGTCTTTATGAAATGTTCATGGGTCCACTTGAGAAAGTGAAGCCTTGGAACGCCAATGGTGTGAAAGGTGTTTATAATTTCCTTAACCGTGCTGCTCGTTTCTTCCTGGATAAGGAAAACTACGCTACTGGTACTGAAGACGTATCAAACGTAAAAGAGCTTCATAAGCTGATTAAGAAAGTGACCGAAGACATCGAAGGCATGCGCTTTAACACGGCCATCTCTCAGATGATGATCTTTGTGAACCACGTTTATAAAACAGGAAAAGTGTCGAAAGAAACTGCGGAGAAATTCGCCATGGTTCTTTCTCCATTTGCACCTCACTTGGGCGAAGAGCTCTGG
Encoded here:
- a CDS encoding transposase is translated as MAKQLQLNVNKGNKGGRRPGSGRKRVHSKGVAHRKRELVLQRTPVHVNFKYRASIRNKESLKLLKRAIVNARSHGLRILHFSMQSNHIHLILEAVNNEVLTKGMRSLTVTFAKGLNKGRVQIERYHLHVLKTFRETKNAIQYVLFNQHRHEKGIYTKIDGYSSLIHLKEGFKIVQHYAQRMKITIEIKRQERWDLDVGQSYLTRRGLELLI
- the leuS gene encoding leucine--tRNA ligase — protein: MEYNFSELEPKWQKYWDDNKTFKTVVDQNKPKYYVLDMFPYPSGAGLHVGHPEGYTATDIMARFKRMKGFNVLHPMGWDSFGLPAENHAMKTGIHPNITTQENIKTFKRQLKMLGFSYDWDREIATSNIDYYKWTQWIFVQLFNKGLAYESHMMVNWCPNLKTVLANEEVINGKSEVGGHPVIRKPMKQWMLRITEYAERLLQDLDLVDWPESVKEMQRVWIGKSEGAIVSFAVEGKTDMIDVFTSRPDTLFGATYMVLAPEHKLVDIITTDAQKNEIAKYREVTALKSDLERTELNKDKTGAFTGAYAINPANKKKIPVYIADYVLNTYGTGAIMSVPGHDERDHEFAKKFNLPIVEVVKGGNVDEAAFTEDGEHVNSDFLNGLNKENAIKKMIVWLEDNKIGSKKINYKLRDWLFSRQRYWGEPFPILKYEDGTVRCLDVDELPVALPQVEKYEPSGTGESPLATIDEWLNVIDPKTGKKAKRETNTMPQWAGSCWYYLRFCDPQNTERPWDSKIENYWMPVDLYVGGAEHAVLHLLYSRFWHKVLFDLGLVSTKEPFYKLVNQGMILGEDGEKMSKSRGNVVNPDSVVNEFGADTLRLYEMFMGPLEKVKPWNANGVKGVYNFLNRAARFFLDKENYATGTEDVSNVKELHKLIKKVTEDIEGMRFNTAISQMMIFVNHVYKTGKVSKETAEKFAMVLSPFAPHLGEELWSFLGHTKSLAYEKWPEFNAELAKDSMITVAVQVNGKTRGTFEVDADISKENLMAIIKSDEKIAKYLAGTIVKEIYVPGKICNFVVKE
- the hpf gene encoding ribosome hibernation-promoting factor, HPF/YfiA family — encoded protein: MHVQVHYQNLENSPWMDEFITTRVSKLERYLGTAASIQVNLRMFKNRYVTSLAIHNRGHDYAFSSDGDNLYESFAAAVDKANRSLGEQKRKVKDRINRRYIPLKEVAA
- a CDS encoding LysR family transcriptional regulator, whose amino-acid sequence is MVPLNYNQLYYFYKIAEQGSIALASKSVLISSPALSMQLKELEDSFGTPLFDRVGKKLVLTEAGTIVFEYARDIFKLGFELKDTLADRNKGQERTRIEIGCQDSIPKNVADELLAFLLETKSCKVLLKEGNREQLLKMQNEYKLDLILTNSVPQVDNSYIFESRLLAKEELIVVGHPKFKSKSKWPGILKEVPMVLPTYDSSSRQKLDLYFKKNNLVIDVIAEVEDKATEIDLALRGHGLISVMKKSVAHLLKEKVLVEFGPLTGVQEEIWMIIGKRKILNPLALHAMKNFTLSVK